One Drosophila virilis strain 15010-1051.87 chromosome 5, Dvir_AGI_RSII-ME, whole genome shotgun sequence DNA window includes the following coding sequences:
- the Amph gene encoding amphiphysin isoform X4 has translation MSENKGIMLAKSMQKHAGRAKEKILQNLGKVDRTADEIFDDHLNNFNRQQTNANKLQKEFNNYIRCIRAAQTASKSLMDAVCEIYEPQWSGYDALQAQTAASESLWLDFAHKLGDQVLIPLNTYTGQFPEMKKKVEKRNRKLIDYDGQRHSFQNLQANANKRKDDVKLTKGREQLEEARRTYEILNTELHDELPALYDSRILFLVTNLQTLFATEQVFHNETAKIYAELEAIVDKLATESQRGSNTLRKQTINAIKTSSPVQSPVNKLNNANANNSNYQNQITTNGGSSLANSL, from the exons ATTCTACAAAACTTGGGCAAAGTTGATCGCACCGCAGATGAGATCTTTGATGatcatttgaataatttcaatcgccaacaaacaaatgccaataaaTTACAAAAGGAGTTTAATAACTACATAAGATGCATACGCG CCGCACAAACCGCCTCAAAGTCGCTGATGGATGCCGTTTGCGAAATCTATGAGCCACAGTGGAGCGGCTATGATGCACTGCAAGCACAAACTGCCGCCTCGGAGAGCTTGTGGCTGGACTTTGCACACAAACTGGGTGATCAGGTGCTGATACCGCTTAACACATACACCGGACAGTTTCCCGAGATGAAGAAGAAAGTGGAGAAACGCAATCGCAAGCTCATCGACTACGATGGCCAACGTCATTCGTTCCAGAATCTGCAGGCCAATGCCAACAAGCGGAAGGATGATGTTAAG CTTACCAAAGGTCGTGAACAATTGGAGGAGGCACGTCGCACCTACGAAATTTTGAATACGGAACTGCACGATGAGCTGCCCGCCCTCTACGATTCgagaatattatttttggttaCCAATTTGCAGACACTGTTCGCCACGGAGCAGGTGTTCCACAATGAAACGGCCAAG ATCTATGCGGAACTTGAGGCAATTGTTGACAAACTGGCTACAGAATCGCAACGTGGCTCAAATACGCTGCGCAAACAAACAA TAAATGCTATCAAGACGTCGAGTCCAGTGCAATCGCCagtaaataaactgaataacgccaatgccaacaacagcaactatcAGAATCAAATCACCACAAACGGTGGCTCCAGTCTGGCCAACAGTC TGTAA